From Quercus robur chromosome 8, dhQueRobu3.1, whole genome shotgun sequence:
AGTGGATTCACAACTAGGCACttggattttaaaaaagaaaacaatagaaCCATCTAGAACAGAAATTACACAGCTGGAAATTtgacataaataaaaaattttgaagcaaTCCCCTCTGTTTCgtttgggaggaaaaaaaaaaacagaatttctAAAGATAGACGTCAGCATTGACACTGACTGATTTTTGTAAGGTAGATAAGGTCCTCAAATCAGTAAATACATTACAATCTCCAATATATGAAGGACGAGATCACCAAAAGTTCATTTTTGTAAGGTTTATACAGTTCTCAGGTCCTGGCTCCAAGATCTCAACTTAGATAATGAAGGGGAGGGATAAAGATGGTACAGGCCTTAGGATTAAAACTCAAATGATGATCATGTAGTTCTTCAGTTTAACATATCTTACCTCACCTTAATTGTATCACATGCAGAGATTTCTGCATCATTAAAGGAGAAGACTGGTCTTGGCCAACCACAAGATCAGACAACATTGTCATTTGGAGCTGAGTTGTGAATATGATTTAGATTAATTCtgtttttgcaattatttaattttctttaaaggTCCAAAAATGCAATGTTCAACTAAATGCTAATTGTGAATACAGTGATTTGGAAACCTAGAAAGTCAGGGAGGTCTAGAAGTACAGGAATATGGAATGCAATTTGACACAGATTGCCTATGGTGAACTGGTATGAGATCTTATATTGTATGCTTAGCCTGTTACCAAGTACTCTTATATAGCTTGGCTGGCTATTCAAAACGAGCGCCTCACTAGAGATAGAAAACTATAATAAGGATATTATGTGTGTTTTGGTTGTGATATCTCCAAGGACTAATGTAGCAAGGTTTTGAGTTGGAGTTTCCAATGTCAGACCTGCAGGTAATATGAATATGGGACAAGATTGGttcaaggaaaaaacaaaaaatcaaaggtAAGAGTGTTGTTGTGATGGGAAAACTATGGATCATCTTTTGCTCCACTGTCATTTTGCTCGTGTTGTGGAGTGAAGTTTTCTTGATGTTTGGGATTTAGTGGGTAATGCTGGAGACGGTTGCATCTTTTCTATTTGCATGGAGGAATTGGTTGGGAAAAcattcttcaaatatttgaaatttggtACTAACTTGTCTAATGTGGTTAATTTGGCAGGAACACAATACCAACACATTTGAAGATATTGTGAGACCTCTAGATCATTTGAAGTCTTTGCTAATTgggactttgtttgagtggtctcaGATTTGGGGTCTTATGCAATGAACTTCCATTCTTGATTTCCAACATTCGACTAGAATTTCTttttgatttgcatgtaattgtTTCAAGTACTTTGTGTTCATCATCGTGAACGTGAAAtacttttttatcaataaaatttctattactaataaaaaaaaaagaagctattaGAATGGCCTTTAAACAACTGTAGTATATCATGGttggataaaataaaataaagggattCATGAAAATGGTTACAAGAATGGTGGCATAAACCATTAAACATGATTAGCATTGGACCTTGGGAAGCTACTTGGACAAAGATCATACATTCAACATTGTATACATTCAACATTGACCTTTATGGGACgaagttttatttctttgcaagtATGGTAGTTTGAAGTTGAGTCTTATATGTACCTAGATTTACTCTTTATCGTTTCCACTAGTGTTCAGTTGACCCTTTACTTCTACTTTGTATAATTGTGTGATAGAAAATGCTAACTCATCACCAATTAAAAGACGGAAATGAAAAACAACAGAAGAAAATAGAGtcaacaaaacaataaaactaAGCATAACTACATTATTGGgttaaaattctttttgaaaTTATGCGAAGGAACTTAAGATAACAAAAATAGTTTAAGATGAGGATCATAAACAAGTCATTTTCAATTCTTAAACATCCAAAGCAAGCAATAACCACCGTATAGCTGGTTTGTCAATGAACATTGATCTTTTGAATGTTTTCAATAAGATGTGGGAATGGAAGATTTAAAATGTGTATGAAATATCTTTAGCATAAATAGATCACTATTGACAAATTAagattatttttgataagtaacaaattaagattttttttaaaaaaaaaattaaaaggaaaaaaaaaaatctatgaagAACATTCAGTAAAAGTGTAAGAATATGAAGTTAAAAAGAGGTCACCATAACAttatcaagaaagaaaaagttgagtACATCTAtctataaaatgtaatttataagtGGTAGGAAACATGAAATTCACACAATCCATTTATCTTTAAGCACTTGACAATTAAGCATGCAAAAGTTAATAACCAACATGAAacagtttgtttttttgttttgttttttgtttcacaAGTATTATAACATAGATAACTGATAAGTTatctattttaaatataaagcCACTCAATTCAGGTAATCAATcataaataagaatttaaagaacAGTGTCATATATATTCACATCCAAATCATAATCAATGCCAAGTATATATGAATAACAAAAtggaaaatcataaaaataagaattaaaataGAATGTTACCTTGCCTATTGTTGTTCCTCTTTAATTTTTCTCAGTAACTGCACAGTTGGGATTTTTTGTCATTCAAAACTAGACTCTCAACATAATAATCAACATAAGTATGATAATATCCAGCATTCCCAATATCTTTAATCTCTTGGGTCTCAAGGTCTCGCGAGATGAATTTTGTGtcattcattttcaatataacCTCACCACTCTTCCTAAAACCTTTTGCACTTGGTCTGTAATATCTGGGACCTTGATCAGCCAAAATTACAATTTTGGTCCACGAGGACGCATTCCCATACTCCTTCATCAGCCATATATTGAGATAGTTCATAGAAACCTCTTGATACAAGGCAAGGGAATTCCCATATGCTGAAATAGTTGAGGGCAAATTACGTTCATTTTCGGCAAATTTCGGCATCGCTATCTCACTGAAAACCTCATCCTCCAAATCGAGTACCATAACAAACTTGATAAGCATATTGTCTTTAGTTCTTCTGGAAGCAACCCAATGCAGAGCCCCATTGACAGAAGAAGCATGTGGGTTACCATAGCATTCAGTACTTGTGGGAGGCAAGGCTGTAGTAAGCGTTTTCCATTCAGCAGTGGCAAGTGAGTAAACCTCAACCTCAAGCTTGGGTGGAGACGCGCTTTTTCTATCTCGAAAACTCAGAATCCTCGCCACCTTATAATCACTGGTTTTGGAATCAATTCCAAACCCAACAGAAACACTGTATCTGAATGGTGGGATATTGGGTAGAGGTAGAGGTTTACTCACTTGGACGAACTTTCTGATGCAAGGGTTCCAGATGATGAAAGTGTCGCAACATATATCATTGGCAAGGCAGATGAGGCCGTCACAAGAACCCACCACACGGAATCTCTCCTGACCATGGAGAAGAGGGAAGTAAAACTTGGTGTATTCATTGAAATCTCGGTTGTCGTCCCAATGCAAAGCGTAGTGCTCTTTTCCTTGTTCGTGGGGGATTCTATATACTTGCCAGGCGGTCTTAGAGTAGAGGCTGAAAAGGAGGTATTTGGTGGTGGAATGGCGGAGATGATCGGAAATGAAAGAAGGGTTTTGGATTAGAGATTTCCATGTTTTGCAAACAGAGGTGCAAGTTATGATGGATTTGATGGGTAGTCGCATGATAATATCGAGGAGGATTTCTGGAGGCAGAGAGTGAGAGTCACACATGATCGCTTCTTCAGTGAAAGATCTGCAGAGTTCGGGTAAATTGTctgacattattattattattcgcTGCTCCTTTCAACTTCCACAAAGAACCCAGATCGCAACACCACTTAAAACACCAGATCTGACTGCACAATCACCACCATCGCCGTCGCCCACCAGAAACTCCGCCTATTTGGTGGTGATTGTTGTATGACGAAGAGGGACAGACTGAGTCGGACGAAGAAagaaaggggagagagagaggggccgtgagaaattgaattaaaaaaaaattctctctttatGTAGCGAATAGCGATGAACAGTAGCTGAAATGTCAAAAATTGGTGagtatttattttcaaattcaaagtaGTTGAGATTGGATAAGCCCGACCACTGGTGTCTCCCAGAACTTACCTTAATGAATTGTTTGGATTGGAGTGGCACAGCACTACGAAGTCAAGCTATTAATTTAATTGTGGTTCAATAGAATCTGtcattacaaataaaatatttggagtTTGATCACCGTCTACACCATAAATTAATTGgtatcttgatttgatgataaaaagttatcattaaGAATGGACGCGTCATAGATTAAAGCCCTTTAAGAAAAAAAGctattaatttaatttgttttcatttatCCCTCTTCTCGAGgcctaatttatatatatatatattttttttttgataagtaagagaATTATATTAAAACCTCAGGGAAACAAAAGGACAAACAGAGAATACAGaggaggaaacaaaaaaaaaaagaaaagtagaaaacaagaaaacaagcaaAGCCAACAAAGAACTAATTACAAAGAAGAGAACTAAGAAACATAGGGatagaatcactagaggtgagtccccaagccctagaccaatcaaaaagcgAGCCACTAAAGTAAGCGAGCAGTTGGTCATCAGTCTTGTCCCTGTCCTCAAAAGTACGCCAGTTTCGCTccctccaaatgcaccacattaGGCACAACGGAGCTAGATTCCAAACTCTAGAAGAGTGCTTTCCGAGCCAGTTCCACCAGCCGAAAAGCGTATCTGCAATCGATTttggcaagacccaagaaatcccaaaagatctaTACACCAGGCTCCACAACTGAAAAGCTTTTCCACAATGAAGAAGCAAGTGATTCGCCGTCTCCCCATTACTACGGCACAAAATACACCAATCAACAAAATCGAAGCCTCTACACCGCAGAATGTCCCCTGTAAGAATCTTTTCCCAAGCTGCAGACCATACAAAGAAGGAGACGTGCATaggagccttaaccttccaaacacctttccaaggaaagataaTAGGCAAGGGACATCGAAGCTTATCATAGAACGATCGAACATCAAAAACCCCCTTCTTTGACAGATTCCAAATCATACGGTCTCTTTGCTCAGAAAGAGGTAAATTAGAATCCAGGGAATGAAGGAAATCATCCACAACACCCGACTCCCAATCATTCGGATTTCTAAGAAGGAGAACCTTCCAACTTCTCCGGGCCTCGATTCCCAGACGCTCGAGAGACGAGGCTACAGAAGCCTCCTTATTAACAGCAATCCCATACACTACCGGGAAGGATAGATGGAGAGGTAAGTCCCCACACCAATGATCCGTCCAAAACTTCACCCTATCCCCCACCCCTACCTCGAATCGGATGTGTTTAGAAAACACCTCCCAACCTTTCCGGATACTTCTCCataaaccacacccatgaacacCCCTGCCTAATTTGGACGACCAGCCCCCCCactcttccccaaacttcaAAGCTATAACCCTCCGCCAAAGACGAGTCTCCTCAACCCCAAACCGCCATAGCCATTTTCCTAGTAACGCTTTATTAAACGTAGTTAACTTCCTAATACCCAAACCACCGTAAACCTTAGGAGCACACACCTTATCCCACCCCACCAAATGAATCTTCGAATCCCCCCACAAAAAGTCCCTCTGAATCTTCTCAATCTTATTAGCCACATGCGAGGGAATGGTAAAAAGGGATAAAAAATAAGTAGGAAGGCTAGAAAGCGTACTCTTAAGCAGCGTCAACCTACCACCTTTAGAtaaatacaacttcttccatCCGGCCAATTTCCTCTGAAATTTCTCCAAGATAGGATTCCATATAGAAGGGGACTTATGGGAAGCCCCCAGCGGCATACCAAGATAGGTCATAGGCAAAGACCCAATCCGACAACCCAGAATCTCTGCCAAGGCATGAACGTTATTAACCTCCCCTATAGGAACCAACTCGCTCTTCGAGACATTAACCTTCAAACCAGTCACAACCTGGAAACAAAGGAGAAGCATCCGCACATGAAGGATCTGCTCCACATCCGCATCACAGAATAGAATAGTATCGTCCGCAAACAGAAGATGCGAGACACATTCCTCTACACCCCGACTACCAACAGCTTGGAAACCTTTGATCAAGCCAGCACCTTCTACTCTTTTCAACATCCTACTCAAAACCTTCATCATAACCAAAAACAGCATTGGAGATAGTGGGTCCCCTTGTCTTAGACCCCTCGTGCTCCCAAAAAAATCAACTGGCGTcccattaatcaaaatagaaaacTGGACAGTAGAGATACAAGTGCGAATCCAACTACACCATCTTTCCCCAAAGCCCATTCTCTTCAAAAGATCTAGAAgagcctcccaattcacatgatcgtaAGCTTTCTCAATGTCAAGCTTACAAATAACCCCCGGAATCCTGCTCTTAACAAGACTATCAACACactcattagcaataagaactgaGTCAAGAATCTGTctacctcccacaaaactattTTGAGACTCAGAGATCAGTTGATCTAATACCTGTTTCAACCTATTTGCCAAAACCTTCGACAAAATCTTGTACAAGCTCCCCACCAAGCTGATAGGCCTGAAGTCTCGAATATTAGAAGCATCATTTTTCTTAGGAATAAGAGCTATAAAGGTCGCATTCAGAGATTTCTCAAACTTACTATGATGATAGAACTCCTCAAAAACTGCTAGAACATCTCTTTCCACCACTCTCCAGCAGTGGTGGAAAAAAGCCATAGATAAACCATCTGGACCAGGAGCTTTATCTCCCCCCAACTCATTAAGAGCTAGAAGAATCTCCTCCTTCTCGAACCTCCTTTCAAGCCAACCCCTCTCCGACCCATCTATCTGATCAAACTCCAGACCTTCCACAAAGGGCCTCCACTCTTCTGACTCCTggtacaaatttttataaaaatgcaCAACCTGAGCAGCCATCTCAGATTCCTCCTCATAGATCACCCCATCCACCTCCAAGAAACTCAGGTGATTAAACCTTCTCCAGGAATTAGCCATCTTATGGAAGAATTTAGTGTTGTTATCTCCTTCCTTAATCCAAAGCATCCTGGATTTCTGTCTCCAAGAGATTTCTTCCAAGGAGAGAAGATTCTCGACTTCAGATCTTGCCACCGCTCTCTCACAAGACTCTGCATCAGAGAGACCAAACTCCCCTTCCTTGGCATCTAAAGAATTCAAAGTCTCTAATAATTGAGACTTTTTGCGACCAACATGACCAAACTCCAAACGATTCCACCGAACGATGTCCTCTTTCAAGGCCTTCAATTTTTTGGCCAAAACAAAACTAGGAGTGCCAGAGAAAGAATGACGATTCCACCAAGACTCAACTCTATCAATAAAGCCTTCCGTCTTgagccacatattctcaaacctAAACGGACTTTTCCCCCTCGCTATTCCCCCCACCTCCACAAGAATAGGGAAATGGTCAGAAACAAGGCGAGGTAAAATCCGTTGGATCACATCCGGATAATGCTCCTCCCACTCCTGAGACACCAAAACTCTGTCTATCCTAGACATCGAAGGCCGAACTGACCCTCTAGACCAGGTATAACTCCCACCCTCCAAAGGCAaatcaatcaaattaaggtCCTCGACGAACTCCGAAAAAAGTTCCATTGCCGGAGTGAGACGTGAATTACCCAAACTTTCACTAGGGAAGCGGACAATATTGAAATCCCCAATACAACACCAAGGGACATTCCAATATTGCTGAACACCAACCAACTCATCCCACATCAATCCCCTCGCATTGTTAACAATAGGGCCATAAACCCCCGAACAAGCCCAACTGAAACCGTCTCCCACCCCTTGCCACCGAACAGACACAGAGAAAGAACCCACCAAAACTTCCGACCTTTCTAAAACCCTCCTATCCCACATCAGCAGAATCCCACCGGCTGTTTGGACGGCATCCAAAGCCACCCAATCCACAAAGGGGCAGCTCCACAAATTCCCCACCATCTGTCTGTCCATACCAGTAAATTTAGTTTCTTGAAGGCAAATTACATCACACTTCCAATCCCGCAgtaaatttttaacaatagaACGTTTCCGACGGTCATTCAGACCCCTAACATTCCAAGAGAGAATTTTTAAATTCATAAACAACAGAAAACCCAACTGAATATTAGCTCAACAGCCAACACACTACCTGCCGTCATAATTAACCGAAGATTGCAGGTTCCTCaactctctcttccctttatcctTAAAGATAACAACTTTTCTGGAGAGAGTAACATTCCTATTCACCGCTTTAGCAGTCTCCGTCtccttctcaattttttgtaaCAATGCGATGCAAAGCTTCTCATGACGGTTCAAAGGCAACCCCACCAGTTTACTGAAACCAGGGAGTCTATTCTTCACCCATCTTGACGTATC
This genomic window contains:
- the LOC126694965 gene encoding F-box protein CPR1-like, yielding MSDNLPELCRSFTEEAIMCDSHSLPPEILLDIIMRLPIKSIITCTSVCKTWKSLIQNPSFISDHLRHSTTKYLLFSLYSKTAWQVYRIPHEQGKEHYALHWDDNRDFNEYTKFYFPLLHGQERFRVVGSCDGLICLANDICCDTFIIWNPCIRKFVQVSKPLPLPNIPPFRYSVSVGFGIDSKTSDYKVARILSFRDRKSASPPKLEVEVYSLATAEWKTLTTALPPTSTECYGNPHASSVNGALHWVASRRTKDNMLIKFVMVLDLEDEVFSEIAMPKFAENERNLPSTISAYGNSLALYQEVSMNYLNIWLMKEYGNASSWTKIVILADQGPRYYRPSAKGFRKSGEVILKMNDTKFISRDLETQEIKDIGNAGYYHTYVDYYVESLVLNDKKSQLCSY